A section of the Chryseobacterium ginsenosidimutans genome encodes:
- a CDS encoding poly(R)-hydroxyalkanoic acid synthase subunit PhaE: MKQSTIFDTWYSNSTEMMNNWHKMTEKINTDQKPLWDDARNIQKKWIEDFQKMIQNMQNPFMPGGKSGFSQNTMKDVFENMLNSTDMYIRLYKLWQPVFDAMENNTFHQQDLWKLIDPHSFKEFVDRFFGYAGFNPMKDFIDRSNQLMKQWFDSAGDTGKGFSKMFNNNPFSNFFANSNSESMFNLYMEMLRSGQRSFSTFFGNGLFGSSDNYFDSMAEMMEVWTEYVSKGNQMQEMIYKVSTAAWEKVMESINDKVKDGTSVNDFKEFYNEWSAINEKEFVELFNTDEYATLQADLIKLNSRLNTMYEKQIEDLMKPFPIVHKSQLEGLYEVNHELRTKLNNLERLVEELRNTVSTNTQTEDNKTETN, from the coding sequence ATGAAACAGTCTACAATTTTTGACACGTGGTATAGCAATTCCACCGAAATGATGAATAATTGGCACAAAATGACCGAGAAAATCAACACAGACCAAAAGCCATTATGGGACGATGCCAGAAATATACAAAAGAAATGGATAGAGGATTTTCAGAAGATGATTCAAAATATGCAGAATCCGTTTATGCCAGGGGGAAAATCAGGCTTCAGCCAAAATACAATGAAAGATGTTTTTGAGAATATGCTTAACAGCACCGATATGTACATCAGGCTGTATAAGCTATGGCAACCTGTTTTTGACGCAATGGAAAATAATACTTTCCATCAGCAAGACTTATGGAAACTGATAGACCCTCACAGTTTTAAGGAATTTGTAGACAGGTTTTTTGGCTATGCAGGTTTTAACCCTATGAAAGATTTTATTGATCGGTCAAACCAGCTCATGAAGCAGTGGTTTGATTCTGCCGGAGACACAGGCAAAGGTTTTTCAAAGATGTTTAACAACAATCCTTTTAGCAATTTCTTCGCCAATAGTAATTCAGAAAGCATGTTTAACCTTTACATGGAAATGCTACGAAGCGGTCAGAGAAGCTTTTCCACGTTTTTTGGCAATGGTTTATTCGGCAGTTCAGACAACTATTTTGATTCCATGGCAGAAATGATGGAAGTATGGACAGAATATGTGTCTAAAGGGAACCAAATGCAGGAGATGATCTACAAGGTCAGCACTGCTGCATGGGAAAAAGTAATGGAATCCATAAATGACAAGGTGAAAGATGGTACATCCGTTAATGACTTTAAAGAGTTCTACAATGAGTGGTCAGCAATAAATGAAAAAGAATTTGTGGAGTTGTTCAATACCGATGAGTATGCAACATTGCAGGCTGATTTAATTAAGCTGAATTCCAGACTGAACACGATGTATGAAAAGCAGATAGAAGATTTAATGAAACCCTTTCCTATAGTCCATAAGTCACAATTGGAAGGTCTGTATGAAGTAAACCATGAGCTTCGTACAAAGCTTAACAACCTGGAGCGCCTGGTGGAAGAACTCCGGAATACTGTCAGCACAAATACCCAAACGGAAGATAATAAAACTGAAACTAACTGA
- a CDS encoding cyanophycinase: MTPRGKLLIIGGNEDRADNKVEMKESNRDFSPNEILKLLAESKDDRIEVITAASSEPESMRDTYQKTFAEIGYTNFGFLHTIDESTTKDHYLERLSKAKTVFFTGGDQNRICKYLGNSDIRHLLKEKYQNEKGFLIAGTSAGAMCMPEIVICEAENGEAMVENDIDFTSGLGLLNDLIVDTHFVHRGRFGRLAHAILLHQQIHGVGLGEDTALLIDENKAVCKGSGMIVMISAKNVSQTNVKTVKKGVAVYAENLTVHILTENCSVDLNTGKIQGCNQNTH, translated from the coding sequence ATGACTCCAAGAGGCAAACTATTAATTATTGGCGGAAATGAAGACCGAGCTGATAATAAAGTTGAAATGAAGGAAAGCAACCGTGATTTTTCACCCAATGAAATTCTCAAACTATTGGCAGAATCCAAAGATGACCGGATAGAAGTAATTACAGCAGCAAGCTCAGAACCTGAAAGTATGCGTGATACTTACCAAAAAACATTTGCTGAGATTGGCTACACTAATTTTGGATTTTTACATACTATTGATGAATCAACCACTAAAGATCATTACTTAGAAAGGCTGTCGAAAGCAAAAACAGTCTTCTTTACAGGTGGTGACCAAAACAGGATATGTAAATATCTGGGGAATTCAGACATTCGGCATTTGCTGAAAGAAAAATATCAGAATGAGAAAGGCTTTCTCATTGCCGGAACCAGTGCAGGGGCTATGTGTATGCCTGAGATCGTTATCTGTGAGGCAGAGAATGGTGAGGCAATGGTAGAGAATGATATAGATTTTACTTCCGGGCTGGGTCTTCTTAATGATCTCATTGTAGATACGCACTTTGTTCATCGTGGCAGGTTTGGCAGACTTGCTCATGCTATTTTGCTTCATCAGCAAATACATGGTGTCGGTCTTGGTGAGGATACGGCTTTATTGATAGATGAGAATAAGGCGGTTTGTAAAGGTTCAGGAATGATAGTAATGATCAGTGCGAAGAACGTCAGTCAAACAAATGTAAAGACCGTAAAAAAGGGTGTTGCTGTATACGCTGAAAATCTGACAGTTCACATTCTGACTGAAAACTGCAGTGTAGATCTAAATACAGGAAAAATACAAGGCTGCAATCAGAATACTCATTAA
- the uvrA gene encoding excinuclease ABC subunit UvrA: protein MANTTDIDIKKQIFVKNAHLNNLKHIDVLIPKNKLIVITGVSGSGKSSLAFDTIYAEGQRRYVESLSSYARQFLGKLEKPKIDDIKGLAPSIAIQQKVISSNPRSTVGTSTEIYDYMKLLFARIGKTFSPVSGEEVKKDSVTDVVDFIKSSKKDTSFLLTSPLEYDAANFGENLNVLKLAGFTRLEINGNVAGIEDLESFGFTPEKGMEINLVIDRFSYEEDESFLQRLADSIQMAFYEGRGYCSLKDADTGKTKEFSNKFELDGIEFLEPNVHFFSFNNPYGACPTCEGYGKVIGIDEDLVIPNKTLSIFEDAVASWRGESMSEWKKDFIKKAKDFPIHKPYHQLTKEQKKYLWKGDGKSTFPSIDNFFKMLEENLYKIQYRVMLSRYRGKTLCPTCEGLRLREETTWVKIDGYNIQSMIELPLDELFPLINGLKLSEHDQEIAKRLLYEITTRLEFLLKVGLGYLTLNRTSNTLSGGESQRINLATSLGSSLVGSIYILDEPSIGLHSRDTENLIGVLKNLRDLGNTVIVVEHDEDVMKAADYIIDIGPEAGYLGGELVFAGDYKELKNADTLTSKYLTGRLEIEVPAKRRKAKEWINIRGARQNNLKNVDVDVPLESLVVISGVSGSGKSTLMKEILTNDIQIQLGMGGKKGDYDSVDFPKKLIKNIELIDQNPIGKSSRSNPVTYLKAYDDIRDLFSKQKVSKMMGYKPKHFSFNVDGGRCDECKGEGVINVSMQFMADIELECEVCKGTRFKNEILEVKFDEKNISDILHMTVDEALEFFKDNNEDKIVTKLRPLQDVGLGYLQLGQSSSTLSGGEAQRVKLASFLVKGVTTDKTLFIFDEPSTGLHFHDIQKLLKSLQALIDLGHSVIVIEHQPDIIKCADYIIDIGPEAGKYGGEIVFTGTPEDLAKNKKSHTAKYIKEKLEN from the coding sequence ATGGCTAATACAACAGATATAGATATTAAAAAGCAGATTTTCGTTAAGAATGCGCATCTTAACAATCTGAAACACATAGATGTTCTTATCCCAAAAAATAAACTGATCGTCATCACAGGAGTTTCCGGAAGCGGAAAATCTTCATTGGCTTTTGATACAATTTATGCAGAGGGACAGAGAAGATATGTTGAGAGTTTAAGCTCTTATGCCCGTCAGTTTTTGGGAAAATTAGAAAAACCGAAAATTGATGATATTAAAGGTTTGGCGCCTTCCATCGCTATCCAGCAGAAAGTAATTTCTTCGAATCCCCGATCAACGGTGGGAACTTCGACGGAAATTTATGATTATATGAAACTTCTTTTTGCAAGAATCGGAAAAACATTTTCTCCGGTTTCGGGTGAGGAAGTGAAAAAAGATTCGGTGACTGATGTAGTGGATTTTATTAAATCTTCCAAAAAAGATACTTCTTTTTTATTAACCTCTCCATTAGAATATGATGCTGCTAATTTTGGCGAAAACTTAAATGTCTTAAAACTTGCAGGTTTCACGCGATTGGAAATTAATGGAAATGTTGCAGGAATCGAAGATCTGGAAAGTTTTGGTTTCACTCCGGAAAAAGGAATGGAAATAAATCTGGTGATCGACCGTTTTTCATATGAAGAAGATGAAAGTTTTCTTCAACGTCTGGCAGATTCTATTCAGATGGCTTTTTATGAAGGCCGTGGATATTGTTCATTAAAAGATGCTGATACAGGAAAAACCAAAGAATTTTCTAATAAATTTGAGCTTGACGGAATAGAATTTCTAGAACCCAATGTTCATTTTTTCAGTTTCAATAATCCTTACGGAGCTTGTCCGACTTGTGAAGGTTACGGAAAAGTGATCGGGATTGATGAAGATTTGGTAATTCCGAACAAAACATTGTCGATTTTCGAAGATGCCGTTGCTTCGTGGAGAGGAGAAAGTATGAGCGAATGGAAAAAAGATTTCATTAAAAAAGCAAAAGACTTCCCTATTCATAAGCCTTATCATCAATTAACCAAGGAACAGAAAAAATATCTTTGGAAAGGAGACGGAAAAAGCACCTTTCCTTCAATTGATAATTTCTTCAAAATGCTTGAAGAAAATTTATATAAAATCCAATATCGTGTCATGCTTTCCCGTTATCGCGGAAAAACGCTTTGTCCGACTTGTGAGGGTTTAAGACTGCGTGAAGAAACGACTTGGGTGAAAATTGACGGATACAATATACAGTCGATGATCGAGCTTCCTTTGGATGAACTTTTCCCTTTAATAAATGGTTTAAAATTATCCGAACACGATCAGGAAATAGCTAAAAGATTATTATATGAGATCACAACGCGCCTAGAGTTTTTATTAAAAGTAGGTTTAGGATATTTAACATTAAACAGGACCTCAAATACACTTTCGGGTGGTGAAAGCCAGAGGATTAACCTGGCAACAAGTTTGGGAAGTTCTTTGGTAGGATCAATTTATATTTTGGATGAGCCGTCGATTGGCCTTCACTCAAGAGATACAGAAAATTTGATAGGGGTTTTAAAAAACCTTCGTGATCTCGGAAATACGGTAATTGTAGTAGAACATGATGAAGACGTAATGAAAGCCGCAGATTATATTATTGATATCGGTCCGGAAGCGGGTTATCTTGGTGGCGAACTGGTTTTTGCAGGAGATTATAAAGAATTGAAAAATGCTGATACTTTAACTTCAAAATATCTTACGGGTAGATTAGAAATTGAAGTTCCGGCAAAACGCAGAAAAGCTAAAGAATGGATCAATATAAGAGGAGCGCGTCAAAATAACCTTAAAAATGTTGATGTGGATGTTCCTTTGGAAAGTTTAGTAGTGATTTCAGGAGTTTCAGGTAGTGGAAAATCTACTTTAATGAAAGAGATTCTTACAAATGACATCCAAATTCAATTAGGAATGGGAGGAAAAAAAGGCGATTACGATTCTGTCGATTTTCCTAAGAAACTGATCAAGAACATTGAATTAATTGATCAAAATCCAATCGGGAAATCTTCCCGGTCAAACCCTGTAACTTATCTGAAAGCTTATGATGACATCAGAGATTTGTTTTCTAAACAAAAAGTATCAAAAATGATGGGTTACAAGCCAAAACATTTCTCTTTTAATGTTGATGGCGGAAGATGTGACGAATGTAAAGGTGAAGGTGTAATCAATGTTTCGATGCAGTTTATGGCAGATATCGAACTTGAATGTGAAGTTTGTAAGGGAACCCGTTTCAAAAACGAAATTCTGGAAGTGAAGTTTGACGAGAAAAACATTTCTGACATTCTTCATATGACCGTTGATGAAGCATTAGAGTTTTTTAAAGATAATAATGAGGATAAAATTGTAACCAAATTGAGACCTTTACAGGATGTTGGTTTGGGCTATTTACAGTTGGGACAGAGCTCTTCTACTCTTTCCGGTGGTGAAGCGCAGCGTGTAAAACTGGCTTCGTTCCTTGTAAAAGGTGTAACAACCGATAAAACTTTGTTTATTTTTGATGAACCCTCAACCGGATTGCATTTCCATGATATTCAGAAATTATTGAAATCTTTGCAAGCTTTAATTGATCTCGGACATTCTGTAATTGTTATTGAGCATCAACCTGATATTATAAAATGTGCCGATTACATTATCGACATCGGTCCTGAAGCCGGAAAATATGGTGGAGAAATAGTATTTACGGGAACTCCGGAAGATTTAGCAAAAAACAAAAAATCTCATACAGCGAAATATATTAAAGAAAAGCTGGAAAATTAA
- the xth gene encoding exodeoxyribonuclease III, translating into MKIATYNVNGINSRLPVLLKWLQNAEPDIVCLQELKAPQEKFPIDEINKAGYEAIWHGQKQWNGIAILSKGFEMTEVQRSLPGNEDDNQSRYLEVIIDQIVICCLYLPNGNPYPGPKFDYKMEWIKHFKKRTKQLIDMDLPAILIGDFNIIPTEKDVYKPERWKDDALFQPEVRKAYSQLLKNGWTDAIRTLFPEETIYTFWDYLYKAYDRNAGIRLDHILLSPYLRSQLMRGGVDKEVRGWPKSSDHAPVWVELDRK; encoded by the coding sequence ATGAAAATAGCAACATACAATGTCAATGGAATTAATAGCCGCCTGCCGGTCCTTCTGAAATGGTTGCAAAACGCAGAGCCTGATATCGTGTGCCTTCAGGAATTAAAGGCACCACAAGAAAAATTTCCGATTGATGAAATTAATAAGGCAGGCTATGAGGCAATATGGCACGGACAGAAGCAATGGAACGGAATAGCAATCCTGTCCAAAGGTTTTGAAATGACAGAGGTTCAGCGTTCGCTGCCTGGTAATGAGGATGATAACCAAAGTCGCTATCTGGAAGTTATCATTGACCAGATAGTGATCTGCTGTCTGTATCTTCCCAATGGAAACCCATATCCGGGACCAAAGTTCGATTATAAAATGGAATGGATTAAACATTTTAAAAAGAGAACAAAACAATTGATCGATATGGATCTACCAGCAATACTGATAGGTGATTTTAATATTATTCCTACTGAAAAAGATGTTTATAAGCCTGAAAGATGGAAAGATGATGCACTCTTTCAACCGGAAGTCAGAAAAGCGTACAGCCAGCTCTTGAAAAACGGGTGGACAGATGCCATCCGTACTTTATTTCCTGAAGAAACCATATATACATTTTGGGATTACCTGTACAAAGCCTACGACAGAAATGCAGGAATAAGGCTTGATCACATTTTGCTGAGTCCCTATTTGAGATCACAACTGATGAGGGGCGGTGTCGATAAAGAAGTCCGCGGCTGGCCAAAAAGCAGTGACCATGCGCCTGTTTGGGTCGAGCTCGATAGAAAATAA
- a CDS encoding alpha/beta hydrolase family protein: MKYKLLLFLSIILFLINCSCKKNISQHGKYEVKVDTLTMFDKTRNRKVPIAFFSPKTNKKIIKQQVVIFSHGYGANKGGDYMIYSYLTKDLALRGYFVVSIQHELPTDELIPTEGKPQIVRMPFWERGAENILFVLNELEKIKPELDYKHLTLIGHSNGADMTALFANKYPNLVYKIITMDNRRMYLPRTSVPKIYTLRSNDYPADEGVLPTAEEQKRFNITVQATNINHGKMDDKGNDTEKNTLIFFIERYLNEK; encoded by the coding sequence ATGAAATATAAACTACTTCTTTTTCTCTCCATTATTTTATTCTTGATCAATTGTTCCTGTAAGAAGAATATTAGTCAACATGGTAAATATGAAGTAAAAGTGGATACTTTAACGATGTTTGATAAAACAAGAAACCGCAAAGTTCCAATTGCTTTTTTCAGCCCGAAAACTAATAAGAAAATTATCAAACAGCAAGTTGTGATTTTCAGTCATGGCTATGGAGCGAATAAAGGCGGAGATTATATGATTTATTCTTATTTAACAAAAGATTTAGCTTTAAGAGGTTATTTTGTTGTAAGTATTCAGCATGAACTTCCTACTGATGAATTGATTCCAACAGAAGGGAAACCCCAGATTGTAAGAATGCCTTTTTGGGAACGTGGCGCAGAAAATATTCTATTTGTTTTAAATGAATTGGAAAAGATAAAACCCGAGCTTGATTATAAGCATTTAACCCTAATCGGACATTCGAACGGCGCTGACATGACTGCTCTTTTTGCCAATAAGTATCCTAATCTTGTCTATAAAATTATTACTATGGATAACCGAAGAATGTATCTTCCAAGAACTTCTGTTCCTAAAATTTACACTTTACGATCCAATGATTATCCTGCTGATGAAGGTGTTTTACCAACTGCTGAAGAACAAAAAAGATTCAATATTACGGTTCAGGCTACCAATATTAACCATGGAAAAATGGACGATAAAGGAAATGATACAGAAAAAAATACATTGATTTTCTTTATTGAAAGATATTTAAACGAAAAATAG
- a CDS encoding TonB-dependent receptor plug domain-containing protein, translating to MIKKVGSIFFLGTLFFVNAQEKSADIDSIEIQGKLTSIPYKIANQNITVITREEIINSPAKSIDEILQQVPGMDIRRRGANGVQSDIGFRGSSSEQVLLLLNGIRMSDSQTGHNSMNLPIDLEDVERIEIIKGPGARRFGQNAYAGVINVITKTHIGKRVKISAEAGDYETYGFGLNAQLGNEKFSNSLQANSNSSQGYMYNTDYEIRNVFYQSKLNIKDGDIRLQAGFSEKKFGANGFYSSAKAVDQYEETQASVVSLAHQQTFGNLKIHSNVYWRRGQDMYLYNREKPEIYRNMHIGNNVGGEVNSSYEWAFGTTGIGVELRKEFLASNNLGDRNRFVSQVFFEHHFSLFDKKLNISPGISWANYSTEGNFFYPGLDVGYNFNQNNKIYGNISKVSRVPTFTDLFYVSKTEVGNPNLLPENAVSAEIGYQYQTKNILAKVSGFLRDSHNSIDWTKVSLNDPVWYAQNIGDTSSKGVEFELNHRINDWLKYSVGYTYLDNKLNSAGEFAARYLLDNLKHQFVAKLETKFLKNFTNELVYRYNQRLNNGSYNLLDEKLSFAKKDFSVYVLINNVTNTSYTETFGVVMPQRWFHIGFSYNINIK from the coding sequence ATGATTAAAAAAGTAGGAAGTATCTTTTTCCTTGGAACATTGTTTTTTGTAAATGCACAGGAAAAATCAGCCGATATTGACAGTATTGAGATCCAGGGAAAGCTAACTTCCATTCCTTATAAAATTGCCAACCAAAATATCACTGTTATTACAAGAGAAGAAATCATTAATTCTCCTGCAAAAAGTATTGACGAAATCCTTCAGCAAGTTCCTGGAATGGATATCAGAAGGAGAGGAGCAAACGGTGTGCAAAGTGATATTGGTTTCCGGGGAAGTTCTTCCGAGCAGGTACTTTTGCTTTTAAACGGTATCAGAATGAGTGATTCTCAAACGGGACACAACTCTATGAATCTGCCGATCGATCTGGAAGATGTGGAAAGAATAGAGATTATAAAAGGTCCGGGAGCAAGGCGTTTCGGACAAAATGCGTATGCCGGAGTAATTAATGTCATTACAAAAACGCATATCGGAAAAAGAGTAAAAATAAGTGCAGAAGCCGGAGATTATGAAACGTATGGTTTTGGACTGAACGCTCAACTGGGAAATGAAAAGTTTTCAAATTCTCTTCAGGCAAATTCCAATTCATCTCAAGGATATATGTACAATACGGATTATGAGATCAGAAATGTTTTTTATCAAAGTAAATTAAATATAAAAGATGGAGACATCAGGTTGCAGGCTGGTTTCTCGGAGAAAAAATTTGGTGCAAACGGGTTTTACTCATCTGCGAAAGCTGTAGATCAATATGAAGAAACACAGGCTTCTGTGGTAAGTTTGGCACATCAGCAAACGTTTGGAAACCTGAAAATTCATTCTAATGTATATTGGAGAAGAGGACAGGATATGTATCTGTACAATAGAGAAAAGCCTGAGATCTACAGAAATATGCATATCGGAAATAATGTAGGTGGAGAAGTAAATTCAAGCTACGAATGGGCATTCGGAACCACAGGAATTGGTGTGGAACTGAGAAAAGAATTTTTGGCAAGTAATAATTTGGGTGACAGAAACCGTTTTGTTTCGCAGGTTTTCTTTGAGCATCATTTCTCTTTATTCGACAAAAAATTAAATATAAGTCCCGGAATTTCGTGGGCAAATTATTCTACTGAAGGAAACTTTTTCTATCCCGGTTTAGATGTTGGATATAACTTTAATCAAAACAATAAAATCTACGGAAATATTTCTAAAGTTTCGCGGGTTCCTACGTTTACAGATCTTTTTTATGTAAGTAAAACTGAGGTTGGAAATCCTAATTTATTACCTGAAAACGCAGTTTCTGCAGAAATAGGATACCAATATCAAACCAAAAACATTTTAGCTAAAGTAAGTGGTTTTCTGAGAGATTCTCATAATTCCATAGACTGGACAAAAGTATCTTTGAATGATCCTGTCTGGTATGCGCAAAATATTGGTGATACAAGCAGTAAAGGTGTAGAATTTGAACTTAATCACCGAATCAATGATTGGCTAAAATATTCTGTTGGATATACTTATTTGGATAATAAATTAAATTCTGCCGGTGAATTTGCCGCAAGATATCTTTTGGATAATCTGAAGCATCAGTTTGTTGCAAAATTAGAAACGAAATTCTTGAAAAATTTCACCAATGAACTTGTTTATCGATACAATCAAAGATTAAACAATGGCAGCTATAATCTGTTGGATGAAAAATTGAGTTTTGCTAAAAAAGACTTTTCGGTCTATGTTTTAATTAATAATGTAACAAATACTTCATATACAGAAACTTTTGGAGTTGTAATGCCACAAAGATGGTTCCATATTGGGTTTTCTTACAATATTAATATTAAGTAA
- the phaC gene encoding class III poly(R)-hydroxyalkanoic acid synthase subunit PhaC, translated as MYNSISFNVLEEFAGISSNLVKGLEKLKQIEPVMVGETPKHSVWKRDKVKLFRYTRNTPPGISTPILIVYALVNRNDMMDLQEDRSFIRNLQADGADIYILDWGYASPEDKYFTMDEYINGYINDAVDEIRKQSGQQKITVMGVCQGGTFSVIYAALHPEKIKNLITLVTPVDFSPSGNMLSRWAKDLDVDALVDSHGIVPGEFLNAGFEKLKPMLKTSKYISILNSLDQEEQLLNFLRMEKWIADSPHQAGDCFRQFVKDLYQQNKLIKGTLVVGDKCVNLADITMPLLNIYAEQDHLVPPQASIPLNELVGSTDKSVINFSGGHIGVFVGSKSQKELAPGIAAWLKERDN; from the coding sequence ATGTACAATTCAATATCATTTAATGTTTTGGAAGAATTTGCAGGGATTTCATCTAACCTTGTGAAAGGATTAGAAAAGCTTAAACAAATCGAACCCGTAATGGTTGGGGAAACCCCAAAACATTCGGTATGGAAAAGAGATAAAGTGAAGCTATTTAGATACACAAGAAATACACCTCCAGGCATAAGTACACCGATTCTGATAGTGTACGCACTGGTGAACAGGAATGACATGATGGACCTTCAGGAGGATCGAAGCTTTATTCGGAATCTTCAGGCTGACGGAGCTGATATTTATATCCTTGATTGGGGATACGCATCACCGGAAGATAAATATTTTACCATGGATGAATATATAAACGGCTATATAAATGATGCTGTTGATGAAATACGGAAACAGTCAGGTCAGCAAAAGATTACTGTAATGGGAGTATGTCAGGGCGGAACTTTCAGTGTGATATATGCTGCATTACATCCGGAAAAAATAAAAAATCTGATCACGCTGGTCACCCCAGTTGATTTTTCTCCTTCCGGAAATATGCTTTCCAGATGGGCAAAAGATCTTGATGTAGATGCATTGGTTGATAGCCATGGTATTGTACCGGGCGAGTTCCTGAATGCCGGCTTTGAGAAGCTTAAGCCAATGTTGAAAACAAGCAAGTATATATCTATTCTCAACTCGTTAGATCAAGAAGAGCAGCTTCTTAACTTTCTGCGAATGGAGAAATGGATCGCTGACAGCCCTCATCAGGCAGGAGACTGCTTCAGGCAATTTGTCAAAGATCTGTACCAACAAAATAAACTTATAAAAGGAACTTTGGTGGTTGGAGACAAGTGTGTTAACCTGGCGGATATCACCATGCCTTTGCTCAACATCTATGCTGAGCAGGATCATCTGGTGCCTCCTCAGGCTTCAATACCGCTTAATGAACTAGTGGGTAGCACCGATAAAAGCGTAATAAATTTTTCAGGAGGACATATAGGGGTCTTTGTAGGCAGTAAGTCTCAAAAGGAATTGGCCCCGGGTATAGCAGCCTGGCTAAAAGAAAGAGATAACTGA
- a CDS encoding alpha/beta fold hydrolase, which yields MLEFINTIKYFWFPGSGTSTKMPLLEKELGEKISYSSTIRFVKVHGDINIAYIDDGKKDAEVLVFIHGMGGAIPTWRKNISFLRTQYRCIAIDLPGHGYSSKDEYPFTMAFYTDILLSFLGKLGLHDVTLIGHSMGGQIATLAAIKQQDKVAKLILVSPSGFEPYTAVEKQMLINLQLGVTASAQAFTMHKLNYLIGFCNDHKMAADILKRLPVFQEESYIFGKVMLRSMESMLLESVYRKLNKVTVPCLVLAGKDDKVSPYSYLRSEEYYEIVSRKSRQLQKGRTVVFEPGCHFIQYQRPKTFNSIVVNFLQENDNNDTDKIKP from the coding sequence ATGCTTGAATTTATAAATACTATAAAATATTTTTGGTTTCCCGGTAGTGGAACTAGCACAAAAATGCCATTATTGGAGAAAGAGCTGGGAGAAAAGATTTCCTATTCTTCAACGATTCGCTTTGTTAAAGTGCATGGTGATATTAATATAGCTTATATTGATGATGGTAAAAAAGATGCAGAAGTTTTAGTGTTTATACACGGTATGGGCGGGGCAATCCCTACATGGAGGAAAAACATCTCATTTCTGAGGACACAATATCGCTGCATCGCAATTGATTTGCCAGGTCATGGATATTCTTCTAAAGATGAATATCCTTTCACAATGGCTTTTTACACCGATATCCTATTATCCTTTCTGGGCAAACTGGGACTGCACGATGTGACTCTTATCGGCCATTCAATGGGAGGTCAGATAGCAACTCTAGCTGCTATAAAGCAGCAGGATAAGGTGGCTAAACTCATCCTTGTTTCACCTTCGGGGTTTGAGCCTTATACTGCGGTTGAGAAGCAAATGCTGATCAATCTACAGTTGGGCGTTACAGCGAGTGCACAGGCCTTTACAATGCATAAACTCAATTATTTAATTGGTTTCTGTAACGACCATAAGATGGCTGCTGACATTTTAAAACGCCTGCCTGTTTTTCAGGAAGAGTCCTATATTTTCGGAAAAGTGATGCTGCGGTCTATGGAAAGTATGTTGCTGGAATCAGTTTATAGGAAACTAAATAAAGTTACGGTTCCTTGCCTGGTGCTGGCGGGAAAAGACGATAAAGTTAGCCCTTATTCTTATCTGCGTAGTGAAGAATATTATGAGATTGTGAGCAGAAAATCACGACAGCTTCAAAAAGGAAGAACCGTCGTCTTTGAGCCCGGATGTCATTTTATTCAATATCAAAGACCCAAAACGTTCAATTCAATTGTAGTGAATTTCCTACAGGAAAATGATAATAATGATACTGATAAAATTAAACCTTAA